A window of the Aeromicrobium phoceense genome harbors these coding sequences:
- a CDS encoding VOC family protein — protein MTDIFVNLPTSDLDRAKAFYTALGASLKPEFTDDNAACVVWDEHIYFMVLTREFFSTFTDKQVADPATTALVSTAFSRTSREEVDRVVEAGLAAGGAEPREAQDYGFMYSRDLDDPDGNSLSFLYMDPVAAEQGPEAYLAEQGQQA, from the coding sequence ATGACCGACATCTTCGTGAACCTGCCCACCTCCGACCTCGATCGCGCGAAGGCGTTCTACACGGCGCTCGGCGCGAGCCTCAAGCCGGAGTTCACCGACGACAACGCCGCGTGCGTCGTCTGGGACGAGCACATCTACTTCATGGTGCTCACCCGCGAGTTCTTCTCGACCTTCACCGACAAGCAGGTGGCCGACCCGGCCACCACGGCGTTGGTGTCGACCGCCTTCAGCCGCACGTCCCGTGAGGAGGTGGACCGCGTCGTGGAGGCCGGTCTCGCCGCGGGAGGCGCCGAGCCGCGCGAGGCGCAGGACTACGGCTTCATGTACAGCCGCGACCTGGACGACCCCGACGGGAACAGCCTGAGCTTCCTCTACATGGATCCGGTGGCGGCCGAGCAGGGCCCCGAGGCCTACCTCGCCGAGCAGGGGCAGCAGGCCTGA
- a CDS encoding winged helix-turn-helix transcriptional regulator, giving the protein MVARSYDQYDGVTAAVEVIGERWALLIVRDLLVGARRYTDLKQGLPRIPTNILSARLKDLQDGGVVQRVPLRNCGLVYQLTEAGRSLEPIVLALSRWGVERLGEPGAEDLTTADGLTVALRAAFRPEAAAAPPVDYELRVEAVVLRVRVDSGALVIHQVAPPAPPVAGSAPEGNPDVVLVAGRDLLRGEWPQVASGDPALAERFAGCFALRWGPRSPLPATG; this is encoded by the coding sequence GTGGTGGCCCGGAGCTACGACCAGTACGACGGGGTCACCGCCGCGGTCGAGGTGATCGGCGAGCGGTGGGCGCTGCTCATCGTGCGTGACCTGCTGGTCGGCGCGCGGCGCTACACCGACCTCAAGCAGGGGCTGCCCCGCATCCCGACCAACATCCTCTCGGCGCGGCTCAAGGACCTGCAGGATGGTGGCGTCGTCCAGCGGGTGCCGCTGCGGAACTGCGGACTCGTCTACCAGTTGACGGAGGCCGGTCGGAGCCTCGAGCCGATCGTGCTCGCCCTGAGCCGGTGGGGCGTCGAGCGGCTGGGGGAGCCCGGCGCCGAGGACCTGACGACGGCGGACGGCCTCACGGTGGCGCTCCGGGCGGCGTTCCGGCCCGAGGCCGCGGCGGCGCCGCCGGTCGACTACGAGCTGCGTGTCGAGGCGGTCGTGCTGCGGGTGCGGGTGGACTCCGGTGCGCTGGTGATCCACCAGGTGGCACCCCCGGCGCCGCCGGTGGCCGGGAGCGCTCCGGAGGGGAACCCGGACGTCGTCCTGGTGGCGGGGCGCGACCTGCTGCGCGGCGAGTGGCCGCAGGTGGCGTCCGGCGATCCCGCGCTGGCCGAGCGGTTCGCCGGGTGCTTCGCGCTCAGGTGGGGACCGAGGTCTCCTCTTCCGGCAACTGGATGA
- a CDS encoding TetR/AcrR family transcriptional regulator encodes MTVERGPKRRMSAERRRAQIIDSARHVFAQKGFAATRTREIAAEAGVNEAMLYRHFPSKEELFEASVLESIDAAMVRATENARGISRDLAGSATDIEDGIRKFFTDLLDLAVDLGPLIGATGFGPESPVRTKLIERLDALFEVATAITVSGIPDLMRDDVDVRLGMEKVFGALWFTAEMARWTERPFDRESVLDQMMVTIFNGIIQLPEEETSVPT; translated from the coding sequence GTGACCGTTGAACGTGGGCCGAAGCGGCGGATGAGCGCCGAACGACGCCGTGCCCAGATCATCGACTCGGCGCGTCACGTGTTCGCCCAGAAGGGCTTCGCCGCCACCCGCACGCGCGAGATCGCGGCGGAGGCCGGCGTCAACGAGGCGATGCTCTACCGCCACTTCCCGTCCAAGGAGGAGCTCTTCGAGGCTTCCGTCCTGGAGTCCATCGACGCGGCGATGGTGCGCGCCACGGAGAACGCCCGGGGCATCAGCCGCGACCTCGCCGGCTCGGCCACCGACATCGAGGACGGCATCCGGAAGTTCTTCACCGACCTGCTCGACCTCGCTGTCGACCTCGGTCCGCTCATCGGCGCCACCGGCTTCGGTCCCGAGTCGCCCGTCCGCACGAAGCTGATCGAGCGTCTCGACGCACTCTTCGAGGTGGCGACAGCGATCACCGTCAGCGGCATCCCCGATCTCATGCGCGACGACGTCGACGTCAGGCTGGGCATGGAGAAGGTCTTCGGCGCCCTGTGGTTCACCGCGGAGATGGCCCGGTGGACCGAGCGCCCGTTCGACCGCGAGAGCGTCCTCGACCAGATGATGGTGACGATCTTCAACGGCATCATCCAGTTGCCGGAAGAGGAGACCTCGGTCCCCACCTGA
- a CDS encoding alpha/beta hydrolase fold domain-containing protein produces the protein MSVPKPLVRTRLLLARPVMHSTRVSLGAKRTMADSIASAARAPEGAIYDFDVIAGLPVQFVTVEGTGPATGRATMIYLHGGGHVVGSSRAYRAFAAHVAMHAGMDVLLPEYPLAPESPYPAALDMLIALYRALPSYGVDPSTVVLAGDDAGAGLALAMALEIRDLGLPMPAAIGMISPWLDMHADIERSRPSASDPWFTPALATRWARTYLGGADPLDPGVSPLHGDFDGLPPIVIHYSGLDPLRTDSEAFLQKVTLKSDSPRVIAREYPEMWQSFHLQAGRLDAADQAVEEFGKAMASLVEVPGGHGDVVPINRPVAGQGGRRLRLVKPAAAAGTPSV, from the coding sequence ATGAGCGTTCCGAAGCCGCTCGTCCGTACCCGCCTCCTGCTGGCCCGACCCGTGATGCACTCGACCCGCGTCAGCCTCGGTGCCAAGCGCACCATGGCCGATTCGATCGCCTCCGCCGCCCGCGCCCCCGAGGGCGCGATCTACGACTTCGACGTGATCGCCGGACTGCCCGTGCAGTTCGTCACCGTCGAGGGCACCGGCCCGGCCACCGGCCGCGCCACCATGATCTACCTGCACGGGGGCGGTCACGTCGTCGGCAGCTCGCGCGCCTACCGTGCCTTCGCCGCCCATGTGGCGATGCACGCCGGCATGGACGTGCTGCTGCCGGAGTACCCGCTGGCTCCCGAGAGCCCCTATCCCGCGGCGCTGGACATGCTCATCGCGCTCTACCGGGCGCTCCCGTCCTACGGCGTCGACCCGAGCACGGTCGTCCTCGCGGGCGACGACGCCGGAGCCGGCCTGGCCCTGGCCATGGCGCTCGAGATCCGCGACCTCGGCCTGCCGATGCCCGCGGCGATCGGCATGATCAGCCCCTGGCTCGACATGCATGCCGACATCGAGCGCTCGCGCCCCTCGGCCTCCGACCCGTGGTTCACCCCGGCGCTGGCCACCCGGTGGGCCCGCACGTACCTGGGCGGCGCCGATCCGCTCGACCCGGGCGTCTCGCCGCTGCACGGCGACTTCGACGGGCTCCCGCCGATCGTCATCCACTACAGCGGCCTCGACCCGCTGCGCACCGACTCCGAGGCGTTCCTGCAGAAGGTGACGCTGAAGTCCGACAGTCCTCGCGTCATCGCGCGGGAGTACCCCGAGATGTGGCAGTCGTTCCACCTGCAGGCCGGCCGCCTCGACGCGGCCGACCAGGCGGTCGAGGAGTTCGGCAAGGCGATGGCCTCGCTCGTCGAGGTCCCCGGCGGTCACGGCGACGTGGTGCCGATCAACCGCCCGGTCGCCGGCCAGGGTGGCCGTCGCCTGCGGCTGGTCAAGCCAGCTGCTGCCGCAGGAACTCCATCTGTATGA